One genomic segment of Pagrus major chromosome 13, Pma_NU_1.0 includes these proteins:
- the rab34b gene encoding ras-related protein Rab-34, with protein MLPPVKKDRVITHLPRCFSPYAALHTKDGFHPQVKAVCQVQKTGAVNFNIAKVIVVGDVAVGKTCLISRFRKGVFDKNYKATIGVDFEMERFEVLGVPFSLQLWDTAGQERFKCIASTYYRGAQAIIVVFDLSSVSSLAHARQWLEDAMKENDPSSVLLFLVGTKKDLSSPDQLSQVEEEAIRLSEEIKAEYWAVSAKSGDGVRDFFFRVASLTFEANVLSELEKSGSRHVGDIIRLTDSTEANHTPSKRKSNCC; from the exons atgtTGCCCCCTGTGAAGAAGGACCGGGTCATTACTCATCTCCCAAGG TGTTTTAGTCCATACGCAGCGCTGCACACCAAAGATGGCTTCCACCCACAGGTGAAGGCTGTGTGCCAGGTACAGAAGACAGGCGCAGTGAA CTTCAACATCGCCAAGGTCATCGTAGTAGGAGATGTGGCGGTTGGGAAAACGTGTCTGATCAGCAG GTTTCGTAAGGGCGTGTTTGATAAGAACTACAAAGCGACCATCGGGGTGGATTTCGAGATGGAGCGTTTCGAGGTGCTCGGCGTTCCCTTCAGTCTACAGCT GTGGGACACGGCAGGTCAGGAGCGCTTCAAATGCATCGCTTCAACATATTACAGAGGAGCGCAAG CCATCATAGTGGTATTTGACTTAAGCAGTGTGAGCTCTTTAGCACATGCCAG gcagtgGCTGGAGGACGCCATGAAGGAAAATGACCCATCCAGTGTTTTACTGTTCCTTGTCGGTACCAAGAAGGACCTCAGT TCTCCTGATCAGCTGTCTCAGGTCGAGGAGGAGGCCATCAGACTGTCAGAGGAAATCAAAGCGGAGTACTGGGCTGTGTCTGCGAAGTCAG GAGATGGTGTCCGGGATTTCTTCTTCCGCGTGGCCTCTCTGACTTTCGAGGCCAACGTTTTGTCCGAGCTGGAGAAGAGTGGCTCGAGGCACGTgggtgacatcatca GGCtcacagacagcacagaggcCAATCACACACCCAGCAAGAGGAAGTCCAACTGTTGCTGA
- the LOC141007228 gene encoding calpain-1 catalytic subunit-like, whose translation MPESEHCTSIINLRYQDGSEGSRTNPAKYNNQDYAQLKDNCLRRRRLFVDNTFPPNNQSLGDLPDLSSWREAQVEWLRPADILKAQNNNNEPVFCTKGASRFDFGQGSVGNCWFLAAISALTFHKSLMVQVVPMDQSFKNYTGIFHFRFWRFGKWVDVVIDDHLPTIDKKLLSVHAKSGNEFWVPLLEKAYAKVCGSYADMNAGLPSEACKDFSGGVHMTYQLREKHTSGHDKELWLSLSRATGCNSMICCGTAQKGDKLVNTVAHTGLVDAHAYSVTAVTTVNYNGREVKLVRVMNPWGRTEWNGKWSDKSDMWDRVSPEDREKCSDRDDGEFWMELEDFCHYFIILSVCCENPNFIDGDLTCQWKCMIYEGSWEAGRSAGGNVSHSTFATNPQYRIQVSIINEEEVNDKNIMLSLMQKPKQQHRNRTRSDPIGLTLFKVPPGTPQGRLRSNFFRRNRPLKQTQTYTRERDLIEHHSLQPGEYVIVPSTMQPYVNADFVLSVYSKAETKISPHDGHDDDDDDHDDHDDHDDHEEEDLTLPEIPDKDDDKKNETTERDPIRSIFKRYADQKDELSARQLQKLLNNNFPHGTSSGFHFGLDTCRSMMAMVDTNMFEVFLNVVEFFLQKLFQSSDLNNSGSLSDYELRKAIEAAGVDTNDGMVQLMMFRYSGYSYTSLESFITLMVRLNKMSNVFSDKSSDGIIHMTWDEWSNVFMYN comes from the exons ATGCCTGAATCTGAACACTGCACCTCCATCATCAACCTGCGCTACCAAGATGGCAGCGAGGGGAGCCGCACCAACCCCGCCAAGTACAACAACCAAGACTATGCCCAGCTGAAAGATAACTGCCTCCGCAGACGCAGACTGTTTGTGGACAACACCTTCCCACCGAACAACCAATCGCTGGGTGACCTGCCTGATCTGAGCAGCTGGCGTGAAGCCCAAGTGGAGTGGCTTCGTCCAGCT gACATCCTGAaggcacaaaacaacaacaatgagcCGGTTTTCTGTACCAAGGGAGCCTCGAGGTTTGACTTTGGTCAAGGCAGTGTTG GTAACTGCTGGTTCCTGGCTGCAATTTCCGCACTGACATTCCACAAAAGCCTGATGGTGCAAGTCGTGCCGATGGACCAATCCTTCAAGAACTATACAGGGATCTTTCACTTCAGG TTCTGGAGGTTTGGCAAGTGGGTGGATGTTGTTATTGATGACCACCTGCCAACAATCGACAAGAAATTACTGTCCGTGCACGCCAAAAGTGGGAACGAGTTCTGGGTTCCTCTCCTGGAGAAAGCATACGCCAA GGTGTGTGGTTCATACGCAGACATGAACGCTGGCTTGCCATCAGAGGCCTGCAAGGATTTCAGCGGAGGTGTGCACATGACCTACCAACTCAGGGAGAAACACACCTCAGGCCACGACAAAGAGCTGTGGCTCTCACTGAGCAGAGCCACCGGGTGCAACTCCATGATTTGCTGCGGAACGGCCCAGAAAGGG GATAAGCTGGTGAACACTGTGGCACACACTGGATTGGTGGATGCTCATGCCTATTCTGTCACAGCAGTCACAACG GTCAATTACAACGGCCGCGAAGTGAAGCTGGTGCGAGTCATGAACCCTTGGGGCAGAACAGAGTGGAACGGAAAGTGGAGCGACAA GTCGGATATGTGGGACAGGGTGAGCCCAGAAGACCGGGAGAAGTGTTCAGACCGCGACGATGGAGAGTTTTG GATGGAGTTGGAGGACTTCTGTCACTATTTCATCATATTGTCCGTCTGCTGCGAGAACCCTAACTTTATTGACGGAGATCTCACCTGCCAGTGGAAATGCATGATTTACGAAGGCAGCTGGGAGGCCGGGAGATCTGCAGGCGGCAACGTGTCTCACT CTACCTTTGCGACAAATCCTCAGTATCGCATCCAGGTGTCTATAATAAACGAGGAGGAGGTCAACGACAAAAATATCATGCTGTCTCTGATGCAGAAACCTAAGCAGCAGCATCGCAACCGGACAAGATCTGACCCGATTGGACTCACGCTCTTCAAG GTTCCACCAGGG ACACCACAAGGACGCCTGAGGAGCAACTTCTTTAGGAGAAACAGGCCCCTTAAGCAGACACAGACTTACACCCGCGAAAGGGATCTGATCGAGCATCACAGTCTGCAGCCTGGAGAGTACGTGATCGTCCCCTCCACCATGCAGCCATACGTAAACGCAGACTTCGTTCTCTCTGTCTACTCCAAGGCTGAGACTAAGATCAG CCCCCACGATGGacacgatgatgatgatgatgaccacGATGACCACGATGACCACGATGACCACGAAGAGGAGGACTTGACCCTTCCAGAG ATTCCTGACAAAGACGATGACAAGAAGAATGAGACCACGGAAAGGGATCCAATCCGTTCTATATTCAAGCGCTACGCTGATCAG aaaGACGAGCTGAGTGCCAGACAGCTCCAGAAGCTCCTGAATAACAACTTCCCTCACG GAACCTCGAGCGGCTTTCACTTTGGTTTGGACACCTGCAGGAGCATGATGGCTATGGTGGAT acaaacatgtttGAAGTGTTTCTAAATGTCGTTGAATTTTTCTTGCAGAAACTCTTCCAAAGCTCAGATTTGAACAACAGTGGATCCCTGTCTGACTATGAGCTCAGGAAGGCAATCGAGGCCGCAG GAGTGGACACCAACGATGGCATGGTGCAGCTGATGATGTTCCGCTATTCAGGCTACTCATACACCTCCTTGGAGAGCTTCATCACTCTCATGGTGCGCCTGAACAAGATGTCAA atgttttcagtgacaAGTCATCAGACGGAATCATTCACATGACCTGGGACGAG tggTCCAACGTCTTCATGTACAACTAG
- the nsrp1 gene encoding nuclear speckle splicing regulatory protein 1 produces the protein MALPTKQYGLILPQKKGASKTAVLQKPSVFGDDSDDETSVGESLQREAVKKKMMKQTRLEMQKALEEDSTVYDYDAVYDDIQNQRLENNKKVLHGADKRPKYIHQLMRAVEDRKKEQERREERKIQKEREAEGEKFADKDAYVTSAYKQKLLEQKEEEEREKREAQIEAALDVKKQKDMSGFYRHLLNQTVGEEAIPDRSANKTQPSKVSKDTERTSPVPSSTSHDNIPSSCSDNEEGQEQKSGFSKPAIGSAHSKRQYRQRSPSSGSGEEKEKERERDRHKKSHRDHDRDRGRDRDRDRDRDRDRDRNRGRERDDRHGGRRDDRDRRKDRDRDRDRGRDDDRSRGKGDTEREDRHGKRERSPKERERDKNGEREKRRNSDEDKRKDKDREEEKEKRKEPEKENAAVKKEEKDPEKKEEKDPEKKEEKDPEKNEESQEKEEEQRQEGGEKEETEEKANKFAKRSTDQTVTSARDRYMARQMARSASKTYIEKEED, from the exons ATGGCGCTCCCTACAAAACA GTATGGGCTGATCTTGCCACAGAAGAAAGGAGCGTCAAAGACCGCTGTCTTGCAGAAACCCTCAGTGTTTGGGGATGACTCGGATGATGAG ACCTCAGTTGGggagagtctgcagagagaagctgttaaaaagaagatgatgaagcAG ACACGTTTGGAGATGCAGAAGGCCCTGGAAGAGGACAGCACTGTATATGACTATGATGCTGTGTACGATGACATTCAAAACCAGAGACTtgagaacaacaaaaaagttcTGCACGGCGCTGACAAAAGG CCAAAGTATATCCACCAGTTAATGAGAGCAGTTGAGGACcgaaagaaagaacaagaacgaagggaagagaggaagatCCAGAAGGAaagggaggcagagggagagaagttTGCCGATAAAGACGCTTACGTTACCTCTGCCTACAAGCAAAAACTGCTGGAgcagaaggaggaagaagagagagagaagagggaggcaCAGATTGAAG CTGCTTTGGAcgtgaagaaacaaaaagacatgaGCGGCTTCTACCGGCACCTGCTGAATCAGACTGTTGGAGAGGAGGCGATACCAGATCGCTCAGCAAACAA AACTCAACCCTCAAAAGTCTcaaaagacacagagaggactTCACCTGTTCCTTCATCTACGTCCCATGATAACATCCCAAGTTCGTGCAGCGACAATGAGGAGGGGCAAGAGCAGAAGTCTGGGTTTAGTAAGCCTGCGATCGGCTCTGCACACTCAAAACGACAATACAGACAGAGGTCGCCCTCATCGGGGAGTGgtgaggagaaggaaaaagagagggagagagacagacataagaagagccacagagatcatgacagagacagagggagggacagagacagagacagagatagagatagagacagagaccgAAACAGGGGAAGGGAAAGGGATGACAGACACGGAGGAAGAAGAGACGACAGGGATAGAAGGAAagacagggacagggacagagacCGAGGCAGAGACGATGACAGAAGCAGAGGCAAGGGGGATACAGAGAGGGAAGACAGGCatggaaagagggagaggagccccaaagaaagagagagggacaagaatggagaaagagagaagaggaggaattCAGATGAAGACAAGCGGAAGGACAAAGATcgggaagaagagaaggagaagaggaaggaacCAGAGAAGGAGAATGCAGCAGTaaagaaggaagagaaagatccagaaaagaaggaagaaaaagatccagaaaagaaggaagaaaaagatccagaaaagaatgaagaaagtcaggaaaaagaggaggagcagagacaggaaggCGGGGAGAAAGAAGAAACGGAGGAGAAGGCGAACAAGTTTGCAAAGCGCAGCACAGATCAGACTGTGACTTCGGCAAGAGACCGGTACATGGCCAGACAGATGGCACGCTCTGCCTCTAAGACGTATATAGAGAAGGAAGAGGACTGA